The genomic interval GTGTTGCCGATATCTCTCGCTCTCTTGAGGGACGTGCTGCAGGTGTCAGCGTTCAGAACGTGTCTGGTACATTCGGTACAGCACCAAAGATTCGTGTCCGTGGTGCTACTTCTATCTATGGTTCATCAAAACCTCTGTGGGTTGTCGATGGTGTTATCATGGAAGATGTAACCGAAGTTGATGCCGACGCTCTTTCTTCTGGTGATGCTACCACGCTGATTTCCAGCGCTATTGCGGGCTTGAATGCAGACGATATTGAGTCGTTCCAGATTCTGAAGGACGGTTCTGCCACCTCTATATATGGTGCGCGCGCGATGGCAGGTGTGATTGTTGTTACCACAAAGCGTGGTAAGGCAGGTACCTCAAAGATTAGCTATACTGGTGAATACACCATGCGCTTGAAGCCAAGCTACTCTACGTTCAACATCATGAACTCTCAGGAGCAGATGAGTGTGTTCCGTGAGATGCAGAACAACGGCTTCCTGTCATTCATGAGCAGCTATCGTGCAAGCTCAAGCGGCGTATATGGTAAGATGTATCACCTCATGAACGAGTATGACCCTTCAACAGGTGACTTCAAGCTTGCCAACACTCAGGAGGCTATGAACAACTACCTGCGCGAGGCTGAGTATCGTAATACAGACTGGTTTGACGAGCTGTTTAAGAATAGCATCCAGCACAACCACTCTATATCTCTTACATCAGGTACAGACAAGGCTCAGTACTATGCATCGTTCTCTATGATGCAGGATCCAGGTTGGACTGAGCGCAGCAAGGTGGAGCGTTATACTGCTAACATCAATGCGAACTATAATCTGAACAAGAAGGTCTCTCTGAACCTTATCGGCAACACCGCTTATCGTAAGCAGGAGGCTCCTGGTACCGTAGGTCGTGAGACCGATGTGGTGTCGGGTGAGGTTAAGCGTGATTTCGATATCAACCCATACTCATACGCAATCAACAGTTCTCGTACTCTTGATCCAAATGAGTATTATATTCGTAACTATGCACCTTTCAACATTCATCACGAGCTTGAGAACAACTACATGCAGCTTGACGTTGTTGATATGAAGTTCCAGGCTGAACTGAAGTACAAGCCAGTTCGCACCGTTGAGCTGAGCGCCCTTGGTGCATATAAGTACTCTACAACTACTCAGCAGCACTTTATTACTGAGACTTCTAACCAGGCAATGGCTTTCCGCATGATGGACGATGCTACCATGCGTAATTCTAACCCTTGGCTCTATACAGACCCTGACGTTTTGAATGCACTCCCTGAGACTGTGTTGAGCAAGGGTGGCTTCCAGAAGGAAACAGTCTATAAGATGAATTCATGGGACTTCCGTGCTACCGTAAGCTACAATGACGTGTTCTTTGAGGATCACATTGTCAACGCATATGGCGGTATGGAAATAAATGATGTTGTCCGTAGCTCTTCTACCAATACTAAGGTTGGCGTGCTCTATGACATGGGTCAGCTTGGCAGCTATGACTACAAGTACTTCAAGCAGGCAAAAGAGGAGAACAATATCTATTATGCTCTGAGAAATGGCTATAGCCGTGAGGCTTCGTTCTTCGGTACTGCAACCTACTCATGGAAAGGACGCTATACTGTTAACGGAACAGTACGTTACGAAGGTAGTAACCGTCTTGGTAAGGCTACTAGCGCACGTTGGCTTCCCACATGGAACGTGTCAGCAGCATGGAACGCACATGAGGAGCCTTGGTTTGCCGATATGTTCAAGGATAAGCTGACCAACGCAACTTTCAAAGCCAGCTACTCTCTGACAGGTGACAAGCCTGCTATGACAAACTCGCTCGTCATCATCCAGGCATATAATGCATGGCGTGCTTACTCTACAGATGCAGAGTCGGGTCTTGGTATAGCTGAATTTGCCAACTCATCATTGACATACGAGAAGAAACACGAGCTCAATCTCGGTCTCGCTCTCGGCTTCCTTAACAACCGCATCAACTTCGAGTTTGATTGGTACACACGTAACAACTACGACCTTATCGGTCCTAAGCGTTCAACTGGTGTAGGCGGTGAGATTGTGAAGAAACCTAACGTTGCTTCAATGAAGTCACATGGTGAAGAGTTCTCGCTGACCACGAAGAACATTATGACCAAGGATTTCGACTGGACAACAGATATTATCTATTCTCATACATACTGTGAGGTGACCGAATTCGATTCTCGTAACCGTGTCATCGACCTCATCACTGGTAACGGCTTCACTGAGAAGGGCTATCCTTATCGTTCGTTGTTCTCAATGAACTTCCAGGGCTTGAATGCTAATGGTCTGCCTACATTTATCAATGAGAATGGTGAGAAGACTACCAGCGATATTGACTTCCAGTCTTACGATACACAGTATCTCGTTTATGAAGGTCCTACAGATCCAACTGTTACAGGTTCATTCGGTAACATGTTCCGTTATAAGAACTGGCACTTGAACGTCTTCATTACCTATTCTTTCGGAAATGTAGTTCGCCTTGATCCTCGATTTGCTGTGTCTTACTCAGACCTGACAGCAATGCCTCGTGAGTTCGCTAACCGCTGGGAGGTTCCTGGTGACGAGAAACTTACCAACGTTCCTGCAATGGCTGACCTTCGTCAGATTCAGAACGACTCTTATCTGGGTTATGCATACAATGCATATAACTATTCTACAGAGCGTATTGCAAAGGGTGACTTCATCCGCATGAAGGAGATCTCTCTTGCTTATGACTTCCCTAAGGACTGGGTACAGCCATTGGGCCTTTCAAACATGAGCATGAAGCTCCAGGCTACCAACCCATTCCTTATCTATGCTGATAAGAAACTCAACGGACAGGATCCTGAGTTCTTTAACTCTGGTGGTGTGGCAGTGCCTATGGCTAAGCAGTTTACTTTCACACTTCGCTTAGGAATCTAATTGACATTAACTGTTGAACATTGTAAAAAAAGAAATAAGAAAAATATGATAAAGTCATTAGTATATAAATTAGGTGTGTTAGGGGTAGGCCTGTTTGCATTGACATCCTGCAATGACTACCTTGACAAGCTGCCCGATGACCGCGCTGAGTTGAACTCTAAGGAGAAGATTACTCAGTTGCTTTTGGAGGCTTATCCATCGGTGACAAACAACCTTATTCACGAGATGTTGTCAGACAATGTCGATGACAATGGCCGCAGCTATTCGTCACCAATTCTTTGTGAGGAGCTCTACCGTTTCAAGGATCCTACTGAGGAGAGTTCTGATAGCCCTTACGATGTTTGGGAGGGATTCTATCGTTCTGTAGCTGTGTGCAACCAGGCACTCGATGCTATCAATGAACTTGGTAATCCTTCAAGCATGATTGGCGATGTTGCTGAAGCAAAGATCGTCCGTGCATACAGCATGTTCCAGCTTGCTAACACTTTCTGCATGGCATGGGATCCTACCAAGGCTGACGAATATCCTGGACTTCCTTATCCTTTGATTCCTGAGCAGGATATCAATACTCACTATGAGCGTGGCACTCTGCGTCAGCTCTACGAGGCAATCAACAAGGATATTGAAGAAGCCTTGGCAAACATTAATGAGGCAAATGCAAGATATAAGCAGCCCAAGTATCACTTCAACACTAAGGCCGCATACGCTTTTGCCGCACGCTTCAACCTCTATTACATGCAGTATGACAAGGCTGTGAAGTATGCTTCAGAAGTGCTGGGAGACAATCCTGCCGCAATGTTGCGCGACTATGAGCCATACCGTAACTTGGGTCGTCAGGACTTCGGTAATCAGTGGATACGTTCTGATCAGGACTGCAACCTGATTCTCATCAACTCATACACCCGTAGCTGCCGTTATCTGGCAAGCAGTGGTAGCAATGCCCGTTTCAACCATAATCAGACAATGGCAAGTTATGAGACATACTGGGTGGAAGGCCCTTGGGGTAATGGTTCAAGCAAAAACTCTATCATCTATGCAAACAAGCTCTATGGCACCGACCAGTGTGTTGCCTATCCATCATACGACGAGCAGTTTGAATATTCTGATAAAGTTGCCGGCATTGGCTATGCACATGCTGTTGATCCAGTGTTCACTGGCGACTTGACCATTCTTGAGCGTGCTGAGGCATACGCACTCTTAGGCCAGTTGAACAACGCCGTTAACGACATCAACACTTGGCTTAGCACCCACTGTAAGGACAAAGTAGAAGATGGTACAATCGTAGCTCCAGCTCCAGCACCTCTGACTGTTGCTTCTATTACATCTTTCATTGCCGATTCTAAGAATGGTCTTGACTATGCAAAGCGTACTCCCGACAGCTGGCGTGACCGTTCAATGAGAAAGCACATGCATCCACAGGGCTTCACTGTTGCTGCTGGCGATATGGAGAATGTGCTTCAGATGATTCTTCATCTTAAGCGTATTGAGAGCCAGTGCCACGGCCTCCGTTTCATGGACCTGAAGCGCTATGGTATTGAGTTCACCCACCTTGTAAAGGGTGAGGACCCACTGGTGTTCATTGCTGGTGACCTTCGCGGTGCTGTTCAGTTGCCAAATACTGTTATTACAGCAGGACTCCCTGGCAACGCCCGCATGACTAAGGAGCAGATTGATGCTTATATTGAGAGCACAAAGTCTGAATATATTAATCCAGATGATGATGAATAAACATTCATATTAAAAGAGAACATTTATGAAAATCAAAAATATAAGCATTTCGCTGTCGCTGGCTTTAACGCTGGGTCTGTGCAGCTGTTCCGATGAAGCTCTTGATTCAAAGAGCGTATTTGACAGTGTGTCATTGCCTGAGAAGACTGCGTTTGACAACTGGCTGGAGACTAACTATCGCCAGACTTACAACATATCGTTCAGATATAATTATATCGACAATGAGTCTGACCTTGCTTACAACGTCATTCCTGCCGATTTGGACAAGTCGAAGGCTCTTGCCATACTCGTAAAGCATGTGTGGCTCGATGCCTATGCAGAGGCAATCAGTCCTGAGTTCGTAAAGACTTACGTTCCACGTATCATTCAGCTCACAGGTTCCTACAAGTGGAACGCTAACGGTTCTCAGGTGCTGGGTACTGCCGAGGGTGGCTTGAAGGTTATGCTCTATGGCGTCAACGAGCTTGACATCGATAATCCTCGTATCAACACAACAAATCCATACGAGAGCCATCAGGTTAAGCCCATTGACATGAACTACTGGTTTTTCCACACCATGCACCATGAGTTCTGCCACATCCTCACACAGAAGAAGGAGTATGATACATCTTTCCGCTCCATCTCTGCAGCTACCTATCATGCTACTGACTGGATCAACCTTGAGGACAAGAAAGTTGCCAGGGAAGGTTTCGTTACCAGCTATGCTTCCAGTGAGTATAATGAGGATTTCGCAGAAATCTATGCTACCTATGTAACTAACACTGCTGCAGGTTGGCAGCTGATTCTCGATCAGGCTGGTACCTCTGGTACAGCAATCCTTAATCAGAAGCTGAGCCTGATGAAGAAATACTTCAAGGATAATTGGAATCTCGATCTCGACGACATGCGCGCTGTAGTGCTTCGTCGTTCTGCCGAGTCAATGACACTTGATTTGCGTACACTTAAATAATAAAACAGTTCTGCTATGATTAAGAAGATATATTATATTTTGGCTTCAGCTGTGGTACTGATGTCTTTTGCTGCCTGCTCCCTGAAGGAAGATCCTATTTTCAGCGAGACAGCATCGCAGCGTTCTGGCGAAAATCTGGAAAAGGTTCGTACTGTACTGACAGCTGCTCCTAACGGATGGCTCATGAGCTATTATGGCAACCTGAGCATTGGCGGTTATAATATCATGGTTAAGTTTGAAGGCGATTCAGCTACTGTTGCCAGCGAGAAATGGGGCGCAAACCACGTTGCTGGTCTTGATGCTTCAGGCAAGGCTGTCAAATCAACCAGTCACTTCAAGCTTGAGCTTAGCATGGGAACAGTTCTGTCGTTTGATTCATATAATCCAACGATCCACTACTTCTCTATGCCAAACA from Prevotella sp. E13-27 carries:
- a CDS encoding SusC/RagA family TonB-linked outer membrane protein gives rise to the protein MEKRLTAFLVGLILTIGTVFAQDSRITGTVISHEDGEPVIGASVLISGTKNKGTVTNIDGKFTLSVAPGAKLKISAIGMKTQTVVAKNGMKVVLSVDEATSLDEVVVTGMQKMDKRLFTGSTTKIDAEKTKLDGVADISRSLEGRAAGVSVQNVSGTFGTAPKIRVRGATSIYGSSKPLWVVDGVIMEDVTEVDADALSSGDATTLISSAIAGLNADDIESFQILKDGSATSIYGARAMAGVIVVTTKRGKAGTSKISYTGEYTMRLKPSYSTFNIMNSQEQMSVFREMQNNGFLSFMSSYRASSSGVYGKMYHLMNEYDPSTGDFKLANTQEAMNNYLREAEYRNTDWFDELFKNSIQHNHSISLTSGTDKAQYYASFSMMQDPGWTERSKVERYTANINANYNLNKKVSLNLIGNTAYRKQEAPGTVGRETDVVSGEVKRDFDINPYSYAINSSRTLDPNEYYIRNYAPFNIHHELENNYMQLDVVDMKFQAELKYKPVRTVELSALGAYKYSTTTQQHFITETSNQAMAFRMMDDATMRNSNPWLYTDPDVLNALPETVLSKGGFQKETVYKMNSWDFRATVSYNDVFFEDHIVNAYGGMEINDVVRSSSTNTKVGVLYDMGQLGSYDYKYFKQAKEENNIYYALRNGYSREASFFGTATYSWKGRYTVNGTVRYEGSNRLGKATSARWLPTWNVSAAWNAHEEPWFADMFKDKLTNATFKASYSLTGDKPAMTNSLVIIQAYNAWRAYSTDAESGLGIAEFANSSLTYEKKHELNLGLALGFLNNRINFEFDWYTRNNYDLIGPKRSTGVGGEIVKKPNVASMKSHGEEFSLTTKNIMTKDFDWTTDIIYSHTYCEVTEFDSRNRVIDLITGNGFTEKGYPYRSLFSMNFQGLNANGLPTFINENGEKTTSDIDFQSYDTQYLVYEGPTDPTVTGSFGNMFRYKNWHLNVFITYSFGNVVRLDPRFAVSYSDLTAMPREFANRWEVPGDEKLTNVPAMADLRQIQNDSYLGYAYNAYNYSTERIAKGDFIRMKEISLAYDFPKDWVQPLGLSNMSMKLQATNPFLIYADKKLNGQDPEFFNSGGVAVPMAKQFTFTLRLGI
- a CDS encoding RagB/SusD family nutrient uptake outer membrane protein; the encoded protein is MIKSLVYKLGVLGVGLFALTSCNDYLDKLPDDRAELNSKEKITQLLLEAYPSVTNNLIHEMLSDNVDDNGRSYSSPILCEELYRFKDPTEESSDSPYDVWEGFYRSVAVCNQALDAINELGNPSSMIGDVAEAKIVRAYSMFQLANTFCMAWDPTKADEYPGLPYPLIPEQDINTHYERGTLRQLYEAINKDIEEALANINEANARYKQPKYHFNTKAAYAFAARFNLYYMQYDKAVKYASEVLGDNPAAMLRDYEPYRNLGRQDFGNQWIRSDQDCNLILINSYTRSCRYLASSGSNARFNHNQTMASYETYWVEGPWGNGSSKNSIIYANKLYGTDQCVAYPSYDEQFEYSDKVAGIGYAHAVDPVFTGDLTILERAEAYALLGQLNNAVNDINTWLSTHCKDKVEDGTIVAPAPAPLTVASITSFIADSKNGLDYAKRTPDSWRDRSMRKHMHPQGFTVAAGDMENVLQMILHLKRIESQCHGLRFMDLKRYGIEFTHLVKGEDPLVFIAGDLRGAVQLPNTVITAGLPGNARMTKEQIDAYIESTKSEYINPDDDE
- a CDS encoding putative zinc-binding metallopeptidase; its protein translation is MKIKNISISLSLALTLGLCSCSDEALDSKSVFDSVSLPEKTAFDNWLETNYRQTYNISFRYNYIDNESDLAYNVIPADLDKSKALAILVKHVWLDAYAEAISPEFVKTYVPRIIQLTGSYKWNANGSQVLGTAEGGLKVMLYGVNELDIDNPRINTTNPYESHQVKPIDMNYWFFHTMHHEFCHILTQKKEYDTSFRSISAATYHATDWINLEDKKVAREGFVTSYASSEYNEDFAEIYATYVTNTAAGWQLILDQAGTSGTAILNQKLSLMKKYFKDNWNLDLDDMRAVVLRRSAESMTLDLRTLK